One genomic segment of Epinephelus fuscoguttatus linkage group LG19, E.fuscoguttatus.final_Chr_v1 includes these proteins:
- the gpatch8 gene encoding G patch domain-containing protein 8 isoform X1: MADRFSRFNEERDFQGGNHFDQYEEGQLELEQASLDKPIESDNIGHRLLQKHGWKLGQGLGKTMQGRTDPVPIILKYDVMGMGRMEMELDYAEDATEKRRVLEVEKEDTEELRQKYKDQMEKEKAIAKALEDLRANFYCELCDKQYTKHQEFDNHINSYDHAHKQRLKELKQREFARNVSSRSRKDGKKQEKMLRRLHELAEQRKQQDRTPGSGPMFKTTTVAVDGEKSEDGDMTPENTALTDCVLEGSLADKTGESSPKPGPTISFSLGKNSSSSPTPSGGSKVSVSFSFAKKAPVKLETAAAVFADHGEEAMEEEDGQEGEKAGGQEETSGCGTDSPKAGSGGGEGGDSASVVGTEEVQQPDDGASLASTLNKLKMMMKKEEGYAGQEPQYYHYIPPAHCRVKPHFQFLLFMKASDQCTSKDEEDEEEGQEEKKVEDSSEQKEPNVTECKTEKERVDDTLSPDPEPAPPSPKVKTEDASSCTADAAPVVPTSPTQKAECTQETLDSSSGPKIPTGPFFPVLSKDESTTLQWPSELLEFTKAQPSLSYSCNPLYFDFKLSRNKGARGGKAAKSPKPCEESEDKGQETAASTAEVDIATKPGTSTDKDKSLVKGEPGQPEGDEQKPAAGSSGAKKKKKKKKHKKSAKHSKRKGKDKGAKENAEGETEVMQEKPKKKKKHKRKKSKNKAPDQDEAPGDEKEKAKPKSEDKAIASSVQLTTGGGGATGNTGVELGKRKRATKEVPCKSGAEEGGAGKGTDKVNSSEEHSGTKRQKTDSSAPQSASCSTSAQKSPGPGRPPSSESEEEGGSNTQRSRHHRSSPREQRRHHSEESGRSCSRSSRRGERRGSSRRRHRGQTSRSHSYSSSSERSSAGSSAYSHRSRSYSDSYSDYSTEGRRRRHSKRSSDSEYERRGSRGRRRSRRHQYSSSSSEDSRSRSRSYSRRKRHRRHHRSSSRSSSSWSRSTSARSWRRSYSRSHSSASRSSSSTKGSPRRRGPRARGDTDAHRRDFNRSCIYRSQSPRSSSSRGLNRNTHSSSSQSLRPGGSRDAGEQKNTLTARQLLEKVQSKKSSDDSATGTKSGIKIKDPPQGYFGPKLPPTLGNKAMLPLFGKLQAGKKPLIPLTRPDEGEKSGAGKCSEAEAEVILVEPIREFPPPPPPPAPPVQKVEEAPQITVVQEETQHPTTEAQVHQEPRPLFEQEPSMMMPQYQGESGQDPSQISMMESLMPEMQQQQQQPPMHAYPAYPPPNLEEDGMEAEEDGLAPLESQPITFTPEEMEKYSKLQQAAQQHIQQQLLAKQVKTFPSAAAAAAAAAAAANLAPAPPPPALQQIHIQQPTVSVASGTSITTVQHAILQHHAATAAAMGIHPAHAHHPHPAHAQLAQVHHIPQHHLTPISLSPLGHSLGHSLGHSLGHAGLIPAHPTAFLSGQPIHIIPASALHHTPLALHHVPHTALYPTLFTPRPSQAAAAAALQLHPLLHPIFSGQDLQHPPNHGS; encoded by the exons GGTGGGAATCACTTTGACCAGTATGAAGAGGGCCAGTTGGAGCTGGAGCAGGCCTCCCTGGACAAGCCCATCGAATCG GATAACATTGGACACCGGCTGCTTCAGAAACATGGCTGGAAGTTGGGGCAAGGTCTTGGCAAAACCATGCAGG GACGCACTGACCCTGTGCCCATCATCCTCAAATATGATGTCATGGGAATGGGACGGATGGAGATGGAG CTGGACTATGCAGAGGACGCcacagagaagagaagagtgCTCGAAGTGGAGAAAGAGGACACAGAAGAACTGCGGCAAAAATACAAG GACCAGATGGAAAAGGAGAAAGCCATTGCCAAGGCTCTGGAAGACCTGAGAGCCAATTTCTACTGTGAGCTATGTGACAAGCAGTACACCAAACACCAGGAATTTGACAACCACATTAACTCGTATGACCACGCTCACAAGCAG AGGCTGAAAGAGCTGAAGCAGCGAGAGTTTGCTCGTAACGTGTCATCTCGCTCCAGAAAAGATGGAAAGAAGCAAGAAAAGATGCTGCGCCGATTGCATGAGCTGGCTGAGCAGAGGAAACAGCAGGACCG TACTCCAGGAAGCGGGCCCATGTTCAAAACTACCACAGTGGCTGTGGATGGAGAGAAGTCAGAAGATGGCGACATGACGCCTGAGAACACTGCTTTGACAGACTGTGTCCTGGAAGGATCACTGGCAGATAAAACCGGGGAATCCTCCCCGAAGCCAGGCCCAACCATCAGCTTCTCTCTGGGGAAGAACAGCTCCTCCTCGCCAACCCCCAGTGGCGGCTCCAAAGTCAGTGTGTCCTTCTCTTTTGCCAAGAAAGCCCCAGTAAAGCTGGAGACAGCAGCGGCAGTGTTTGCTGATCATGGAGAGGAAGCTATGGAGGAAGAAGATGGCCAGGAGGGAGAAAAGGCTGGAGGGCAGGAGGAGACATCTGGCTGCGGTACAGACAGCCCTAAAGCAGGAtcaggaggaggtgaaggaggagaCAGTGCTAGTGTGGTGGGGACGGAAGAGGTGCAGCAGCCTGATGATGGAGCCTCTCTAGCCTCCACtctcaacaaactgaaaatgatgatgaaaaaagagGAAGGATATGCTGGACAAGAGCCTCAGTACTATCACTATATACCTCCAGCTCACTGCCGGGTAAAGCCTCACTTCCAGTTTTTGCTGTTTATGAAGGCCAGTGATCAATGTACGAGCAAAGACGAGGAAGACGAGGAAGAAGGGCAGGAAGAGAAGAAGGTTGAAGATAGTTCTGAACAGAAGGAGCCCAATGTTACAGAGTGCAAGACTGAAAAAGAACGAGTTGATGACACTTTATCTCCTGACCCGGAGCCAGCTCCTCCATCGCCTAAAGTGAAGACGGAGGATGCCTCTTCATGCACAGCAGATGCAGCTCCTGTGGTCCCCACTTCCCCTACACAAAAAGCAGAGTGCACACAGGAAACTCTGGACTCCAGCTCGGGTCCTAAAATCCCCACAGGTCCCTTCTTCCCAGTTCTGAGCAAAGATGAGAGCACGACCCTACAGTGGCCCTCTGAGCTCCTCGAATTCACAAAAGCTCAGCCCTCCCTGTCTTACAGTTGTAATCCCCTCTACTTTGACTTCAAGCTGTCCCGCAACAAAGGAGCACGTGGTGGGAAAGCAGCAAAGTCCCCTAAGCCTTGTGAAGAGTCTGAGGACAAAGGGCAAGAGACGGCTGCCTCGACAGCTGAAGTAGACATAGCTACTAAACCTGGGACTAGCACTGACAAAGACAAGTCACTGGTGAAGGGAGAGCCTGGCCAACCAGAAGGTGACGAGCAAAAgcctgcagctggcagcagtggtgccaagaagaaaaagaaaaagaagaagcatAAGAAATCTGCAAAGCATTCAAAACGCAAGGGAAAAGACAAgggagcaaaagaaaatgcagaggGCGAGACTGAGGTTATGCAAGAGAAGcccaagaaaaagaaaaaacacaaacggaagaagagcaaaaacaaagcTCCAGATCAAGATGAGGCACCGGgtgatgaaaaagaaaaagctaaaCCAAAGTCAGAAGATAAAGCCATTGCCTCCTCTGTTCAGCTGACAACTGGAGGGGGAGGAGCTACGGGAAACACAGGAGTAGAACTGGGAAAGAGGAAACGTGCCACGAAGGAAGTGCCTTGCAAGTCtggagcagaggagggaggagccGGGAAAGGCACTGACAAGGTCAACTCCTCAGAGGAGCACAGTGGCACCAAGCGACAAAAGACTGATTCCAGTGCACCTCAAAGTGCCTCCTGCTCCACCTCAGCCCAAAAGAGCCCAGGTCCTGGTCGACCTCCCAGCAGCGAGAGTGAAGAAGAGGGTGGCTCTAATACACAGCGCTCTCGTCATCACAGGTCAAGTCCTCGGGAACAACGCCGCCACCATAGTGAGGAATCAGGGCGGTCTTGCAGTCGTTCTTCAAGACGTGGGGAAAGACGAGGCAGCAGTCGTAGGCGCCATCGTGGCCAAACCTCCCGTAGTCATTCATACTCCAGCAGCTCCGAGCGCTCCTCAGCCGGCAGCAGTGCCTACAGCCACCGTAGCCGCAGCTACTCAGACAGCTACAGCGACTACAGCACAGAGGGTCGCAGGCGGAGACACTCTAAACGTTCGTCAGACTCTGAGTATGAGAGGAGGGGCAGCCGAGGGCGTAGACGATCCAGGAGACATCAgtactcctcttcatcctcagaAGACTCCCGGTCACGTTCACGCAGCTACAGCCGCAGGAAGAGGCACCGGCGGCACCATCGGAGCAGCTCAAGAAGCTCCAGTAGCTGGAGCCGCAGCACCAGTGCGAGATCCTGGAGGCGCAGCTACAGCAGAAGCCACAGCTCAGCCAGCCGCTCCTCCAGTTCCACCAAAGGCTCTCCTCGCAGACGAGGCCCCAGGGCTCGAGGGGACACTGACGCACACCGGAGAGACTTCAACCGCTCTTGCATCTACCGCTCCCAGTCTCCACGTTCATCTTCATCACGAGGCCTTAATCGCAACACCCATTCATCCAGCTCACAGTCACTGAGGCCAGGGGGGTCCCGAGATGCCGGGGAACAGAAAAACACCCTCACTGCGCGCCAGCTGCTGGAGAAGGTTCAGTCTAAAAAAAGCTCTGATGATTCTGCCACAGGAACAAAATCTGGGATTAAGATTAAGGACCCACCACAGGGATACTTTGGTCCCAAACTTCCTCCAACCCTGGGAAACAAAGCCATGTTGCCGCTTTTTGGTAAGCTGCAGGCAGGGAAGAAACCACTGATCCCCCTAACCAGACCTGATGAGGGTGAGAAGTCAGGAGCAGGGAAGTGCTCCGAGGCTGAGGCAGAGGTTATTCTGGTTGAGCCTATAAGGGAGTtcccccctccaccaccacctccagctCCTCCGGTTCAGAAGGTTGAGGAGGCCCCGCAGATCACAGTGGTGCAAGAGGAGACACAGCACCCTACTACAGAAGCCCAGGTGCACCAAGAACCCCGGCCGTTGTTTGAACAGGAGCCTTCCATGATGATGCCCCAGTACCAAGGGGAATCAGGACAGGACCCTTCTCAGATCTCCATGATGGAGTCCCTCATGCCagaaatgcagcagcagcagcagcagcctccaaTGCATGCCTACCCTGCTTACCCACCACCCAACCTGGAGGAGGATGGCatggaggcagaggaggatggACTGGCTCCTTTAGAGAGTCAACCCATTACGTTTACGccagaggagatggagaaatACAGCAagctgcaacaggctgcacagCAGCACATCCAGCAGCAGCTTTTGGCCAAGCAGGTAAAGACATTTccgtctgctgctgcagctgcagcagccgcTGCAGCAGCTGCCAACTTGGCCCCAGCTCCCCCTCCCCCAGCCCTGCAGCAGATCCACATCCAGCAgcccactgtgtctgtagcctCCGGCACATCGATCACCACAGTGCAACACGCCATCCTGCAGCACCACGCTGCCACTGCTGCAGCCATGGGCATCCATCCAGCACATGCCCACCACCCACACCCTGCACATGCCCAGTTGGCCCAGGTACACCACATTCCCCAGCACCACCTTACCCCCATCTCCCTGTCTCCTTTGGGCCACTCCCTCGGTCATTCTCTGGGACACTCACTTGGACATGCTGGGCTGATTCCTGCCCACCCAACAGCCTTCCTCTCTGGTCAGCCTATACATATTATACCAGCTTCTGCACTTCACCACACCCCTTTAGCTCTCCACCATGTACCACATACAGCCCTCTACCCCACACTTTTCACACCTCGGCCCTCacaagctgctgcagcagcagctctccaACTTCATCCACTGTTACACCCAATTTTCTCAGGACAGGACCTCCAGCACCCACCTAACCATGGCTCTTGA
- the gpatch8 gene encoding G patch domain-containing protein 8 isoform X2, giving the protein MQGRTDPVPIILKYDVMGMGRMEMELDYAEDATEKRRVLEVEKEDTEELRQKYKDQMEKEKAIAKALEDLRANFYCELCDKQYTKHQEFDNHINSYDHAHKQRLKELKQREFARNVSSRSRKDGKKQEKMLRRLHELAEQRKQQDRTPGSGPMFKTTTVAVDGEKSEDGDMTPENTALTDCVLEGSLADKTGESSPKPGPTISFSLGKNSSSSPTPSGGSKVSVSFSFAKKAPVKLETAAAVFADHGEEAMEEEDGQEGEKAGGQEETSGCGTDSPKAGSGGGEGGDSASVVGTEEVQQPDDGASLASTLNKLKMMMKKEEGYAGQEPQYYHYIPPAHCRVKPHFQFLLFMKASDQCTSKDEEDEEEGQEEKKVEDSSEQKEPNVTECKTEKERVDDTLSPDPEPAPPSPKVKTEDASSCTADAAPVVPTSPTQKAECTQETLDSSSGPKIPTGPFFPVLSKDESTTLQWPSELLEFTKAQPSLSYSCNPLYFDFKLSRNKGARGGKAAKSPKPCEESEDKGQETAASTAEVDIATKPGTSTDKDKSLVKGEPGQPEGDEQKPAAGSSGAKKKKKKKKHKKSAKHSKRKGKDKGAKENAEGETEVMQEKPKKKKKHKRKKSKNKAPDQDEAPGDEKEKAKPKSEDKAIASSVQLTTGGGGATGNTGVELGKRKRATKEVPCKSGAEEGGAGKGTDKVNSSEEHSGTKRQKTDSSAPQSASCSTSAQKSPGPGRPPSSESEEEGGSNTQRSRHHRSSPREQRRHHSEESGRSCSRSSRRGERRGSSRRRHRGQTSRSHSYSSSSERSSAGSSAYSHRSRSYSDSYSDYSTEGRRRRHSKRSSDSEYERRGSRGRRRSRRHQYSSSSSEDSRSRSRSYSRRKRHRRHHRSSSRSSSSWSRSTSARSWRRSYSRSHSSASRSSSSTKGSPRRRGPRARGDTDAHRRDFNRSCIYRSQSPRSSSSRGLNRNTHSSSSQSLRPGGSRDAGEQKNTLTARQLLEKVQSKKSSDDSATGTKSGIKIKDPPQGYFGPKLPPTLGNKAMLPLFGKLQAGKKPLIPLTRPDEGEKSGAGKCSEAEAEVILVEPIREFPPPPPPPAPPVQKVEEAPQITVVQEETQHPTTEAQVHQEPRPLFEQEPSMMMPQYQGESGQDPSQISMMESLMPEMQQQQQQPPMHAYPAYPPPNLEEDGMEAEEDGLAPLESQPITFTPEEMEKYSKLQQAAQQHIQQQLLAKQVKTFPSAAAAAAAAAAAANLAPAPPPPALQQIHIQQPTVSVASGTSITTVQHAILQHHAATAAAMGIHPAHAHHPHPAHAQLAQVHHIPQHHLTPISLSPLGHSLGHSLGHSLGHAGLIPAHPTAFLSGQPIHIIPASALHHTPLALHHVPHTALYPTLFTPRPSQAAAAAALQLHPLLHPIFSGQDLQHPPNHGS; this is encoded by the exons ATGCAGG GACGCACTGACCCTGTGCCCATCATCCTCAAATATGATGTCATGGGAATGGGACGGATGGAGATGGAG CTGGACTATGCAGAGGACGCcacagagaagagaagagtgCTCGAAGTGGAGAAAGAGGACACAGAAGAACTGCGGCAAAAATACAAG GACCAGATGGAAAAGGAGAAAGCCATTGCCAAGGCTCTGGAAGACCTGAGAGCCAATTTCTACTGTGAGCTATGTGACAAGCAGTACACCAAACACCAGGAATTTGACAACCACATTAACTCGTATGACCACGCTCACAAGCAG AGGCTGAAAGAGCTGAAGCAGCGAGAGTTTGCTCGTAACGTGTCATCTCGCTCCAGAAAAGATGGAAAGAAGCAAGAAAAGATGCTGCGCCGATTGCATGAGCTGGCTGAGCAGAGGAAACAGCAGGACCG TACTCCAGGAAGCGGGCCCATGTTCAAAACTACCACAGTGGCTGTGGATGGAGAGAAGTCAGAAGATGGCGACATGACGCCTGAGAACACTGCTTTGACAGACTGTGTCCTGGAAGGATCACTGGCAGATAAAACCGGGGAATCCTCCCCGAAGCCAGGCCCAACCATCAGCTTCTCTCTGGGGAAGAACAGCTCCTCCTCGCCAACCCCCAGTGGCGGCTCCAAAGTCAGTGTGTCCTTCTCTTTTGCCAAGAAAGCCCCAGTAAAGCTGGAGACAGCAGCGGCAGTGTTTGCTGATCATGGAGAGGAAGCTATGGAGGAAGAAGATGGCCAGGAGGGAGAAAAGGCTGGAGGGCAGGAGGAGACATCTGGCTGCGGTACAGACAGCCCTAAAGCAGGAtcaggaggaggtgaaggaggagaCAGTGCTAGTGTGGTGGGGACGGAAGAGGTGCAGCAGCCTGATGATGGAGCCTCTCTAGCCTCCACtctcaacaaactgaaaatgatgatgaaaaaagagGAAGGATATGCTGGACAAGAGCCTCAGTACTATCACTATATACCTCCAGCTCACTGCCGGGTAAAGCCTCACTTCCAGTTTTTGCTGTTTATGAAGGCCAGTGATCAATGTACGAGCAAAGACGAGGAAGACGAGGAAGAAGGGCAGGAAGAGAAGAAGGTTGAAGATAGTTCTGAACAGAAGGAGCCCAATGTTACAGAGTGCAAGACTGAAAAAGAACGAGTTGATGACACTTTATCTCCTGACCCGGAGCCAGCTCCTCCATCGCCTAAAGTGAAGACGGAGGATGCCTCTTCATGCACAGCAGATGCAGCTCCTGTGGTCCCCACTTCCCCTACACAAAAAGCAGAGTGCACACAGGAAACTCTGGACTCCAGCTCGGGTCCTAAAATCCCCACAGGTCCCTTCTTCCCAGTTCTGAGCAAAGATGAGAGCACGACCCTACAGTGGCCCTCTGAGCTCCTCGAATTCACAAAAGCTCAGCCCTCCCTGTCTTACAGTTGTAATCCCCTCTACTTTGACTTCAAGCTGTCCCGCAACAAAGGAGCACGTGGTGGGAAAGCAGCAAAGTCCCCTAAGCCTTGTGAAGAGTCTGAGGACAAAGGGCAAGAGACGGCTGCCTCGACAGCTGAAGTAGACATAGCTACTAAACCTGGGACTAGCACTGACAAAGACAAGTCACTGGTGAAGGGAGAGCCTGGCCAACCAGAAGGTGACGAGCAAAAgcctgcagctggcagcagtggtgccaagaagaaaaagaaaaagaagaagcatAAGAAATCTGCAAAGCATTCAAAACGCAAGGGAAAAGACAAgggagcaaaagaaaatgcagaggGCGAGACTGAGGTTATGCAAGAGAAGcccaagaaaaagaaaaaacacaaacggaagaagagcaaaaacaaagcTCCAGATCAAGATGAGGCACCGGgtgatgaaaaagaaaaagctaaaCCAAAGTCAGAAGATAAAGCCATTGCCTCCTCTGTTCAGCTGACAACTGGAGGGGGAGGAGCTACGGGAAACACAGGAGTAGAACTGGGAAAGAGGAAACGTGCCACGAAGGAAGTGCCTTGCAAGTCtggagcagaggagggaggagccGGGAAAGGCACTGACAAGGTCAACTCCTCAGAGGAGCACAGTGGCACCAAGCGACAAAAGACTGATTCCAGTGCACCTCAAAGTGCCTCCTGCTCCACCTCAGCCCAAAAGAGCCCAGGTCCTGGTCGACCTCCCAGCAGCGAGAGTGAAGAAGAGGGTGGCTCTAATACACAGCGCTCTCGTCATCACAGGTCAAGTCCTCGGGAACAACGCCGCCACCATAGTGAGGAATCAGGGCGGTCTTGCAGTCGTTCTTCAAGACGTGGGGAAAGACGAGGCAGCAGTCGTAGGCGCCATCGTGGCCAAACCTCCCGTAGTCATTCATACTCCAGCAGCTCCGAGCGCTCCTCAGCCGGCAGCAGTGCCTACAGCCACCGTAGCCGCAGCTACTCAGACAGCTACAGCGACTACAGCACAGAGGGTCGCAGGCGGAGACACTCTAAACGTTCGTCAGACTCTGAGTATGAGAGGAGGGGCAGCCGAGGGCGTAGACGATCCAGGAGACATCAgtactcctcttcatcctcagaAGACTCCCGGTCACGTTCACGCAGCTACAGCCGCAGGAAGAGGCACCGGCGGCACCATCGGAGCAGCTCAAGAAGCTCCAGTAGCTGGAGCCGCAGCACCAGTGCGAGATCCTGGAGGCGCAGCTACAGCAGAAGCCACAGCTCAGCCAGCCGCTCCTCCAGTTCCACCAAAGGCTCTCCTCGCAGACGAGGCCCCAGGGCTCGAGGGGACACTGACGCACACCGGAGAGACTTCAACCGCTCTTGCATCTACCGCTCCCAGTCTCCACGTTCATCTTCATCACGAGGCCTTAATCGCAACACCCATTCATCCAGCTCACAGTCACTGAGGCCAGGGGGGTCCCGAGATGCCGGGGAACAGAAAAACACCCTCACTGCGCGCCAGCTGCTGGAGAAGGTTCAGTCTAAAAAAAGCTCTGATGATTCTGCCACAGGAACAAAATCTGGGATTAAGATTAAGGACCCACCACAGGGATACTTTGGTCCCAAACTTCCTCCAACCCTGGGAAACAAAGCCATGTTGCCGCTTTTTGGTAAGCTGCAGGCAGGGAAGAAACCACTGATCCCCCTAACCAGACCTGATGAGGGTGAGAAGTCAGGAGCAGGGAAGTGCTCCGAGGCTGAGGCAGAGGTTATTCTGGTTGAGCCTATAAGGGAGTtcccccctccaccaccacctccagctCCTCCGGTTCAGAAGGTTGAGGAGGCCCCGCAGATCACAGTGGTGCAAGAGGAGACACAGCACCCTACTACAGAAGCCCAGGTGCACCAAGAACCCCGGCCGTTGTTTGAACAGGAGCCTTCCATGATGATGCCCCAGTACCAAGGGGAATCAGGACAGGACCCTTCTCAGATCTCCATGATGGAGTCCCTCATGCCagaaatgcagcagcagcagcagcagcctccaaTGCATGCCTACCCTGCTTACCCACCACCCAACCTGGAGGAGGATGGCatggaggcagaggaggatggACTGGCTCCTTTAGAGAGTCAACCCATTACGTTTACGccagaggagatggagaaatACAGCAagctgcaacaggctgcacagCAGCACATCCAGCAGCAGCTTTTGGCCAAGCAGGTAAAGACATTTccgtctgctgctgcagctgcagcagccgcTGCAGCAGCTGCCAACTTGGCCCCAGCTCCCCCTCCCCCAGCCCTGCAGCAGATCCACATCCAGCAgcccactgtgtctgtagcctCCGGCACATCGATCACCACAGTGCAACACGCCATCCTGCAGCACCACGCTGCCACTGCTGCAGCCATGGGCATCCATCCAGCACATGCCCACCACCCACACCCTGCACATGCCCAGTTGGCCCAGGTACACCACATTCCCCAGCACCACCTTACCCCCATCTCCCTGTCTCCTTTGGGCCACTCCCTCGGTCATTCTCTGGGACACTCACTTGGACATGCTGGGCTGATTCCTGCCCACCCAACAGCCTTCCTCTCTGGTCAGCCTATACATATTATACCAGCTTCTGCACTTCACCACACCCCTTTAGCTCTCCACCATGTACCACATACAGCCCTCTACCCCACACTTTTCACACCTCGGCCCTCacaagctgctgcagcagcagctctccaACTTCATCCACTGTTACACCCAATTTTCTCAGGACAGGACCTCCAGCACCCACCTAACCATGGCTCTTGA